AATGGTCAATTATACAAAAAATTGAATCTAATAATTTTAAACCTTCTTTAGATTTAACAAGAAAATTAGAACGTTTTTTAAAAATTCGGTTAATTGAACAAGTTCAAGAAGAAAATATTGAAATTACCAAAGACAATTCTGTTTTAACAATTGGAGATATGCTTAAACAAAAATTATCACTGCAATGATTCAAACTCAGCTTTATCTTTAAATCCCGTATAAGCTTCACCATTAATAATTATTACTGGAAGTTCTTCAGCTTTAATCTTATATAATGCCTTTATTGTATTAATTGCCGGATTATCCAGACTATATTCTAATGAGTATATCTTAACATTAGAATTTGTTCTACGGATATAGTCTAAAACAAAGCCCTGTTTTTCACAATCATTACAATCAAGTTCATTAGAATAAAAATATAAAATAAGATCATAATCAATATTACATTTTTCTTTTACATTATTTAATAATATCCAATGCCTTAGTTCAAGTATGGAATAATAATTTTTTAATCTTTGTACAGATTCATCCCCGTGACCATACTGGGATTCAATATAGGCTAATTTAGAACCTATCTCATATAATTCTTCATCCATAATACCTAACTTTAATATCTCACAGGGATTTTTACTTACTATTAATAATTGTGTCTCTAATCCTAATGTATCTACTTTAATATTATTTTGTAAATCTTCAATTCTTGTAATCTTGATACTGCTAAGATAATTTCCTAACTGTATACCTATCATAAAAATTAATGTTGTAGCAGCCAAAACTCCAACAAACTTAAACATTGAAAATTTTCTTCTATGCATTTTAATTTTCTCCCAAAACTTATTTTTTCCAAAACAGTGTCCAAAATCATTAAATTATCCTTCTCTTGGGCCCCACTTTATTTTTTTACCGGTTAAATAATAGAAGGTTGCAACCCCCCACCACATAACAAATAAAAACCAATAAAATAAGAAGTGGAATAAGAACGACAATTTAATAGTTTCCTTTTCCTGTGCCATATCTTTGGATATATGCAATATAATAAGCCCCAATATTAATGAAATCAAAGTAAATATTATCAGACTATTGGTTGAGATAAAAAACAGATCAAATTTTAACTCGAATAGTTTCCAAATACTGAAATTAACTGCTTTCCAATTCAAAAAAAATTTAATCCCATTATCCATTGCATTAATTAATGATAATATAATTAATAGGCTCGTTAGACCAATTGAGAAAAATGATGCGGGTAATATAAACAATCCAAGATTACCGGTTTTTGCGCCAAATAGAACTTTATACTTCACTACATTATCAATAAATCCCCTATACCACCTAATCCGCTGATTGAACAATGGCCAAAATTCTTTAACACCTGAAGTATAAACTAAAGAATCAGTAGCATTTTCAATCACATAATTTTTCTGTTGTATCCTTAAGGCTATTTCTATATCTTCTGTTATAGTTGATTCATCATACGCCCCATATTTGTCAAAAAAAGCTTTTCTATAAATCGTAAATGGGCCCGGAGTA
This sequence is a window from Candidatus Woesearchaeota archaeon. Protein-coding genes within it:
- a CDS encoding glycosyltransferase family 2 protein, with the protein product MIELNYLLIYITTFFGLFTSIYFFITLYENHDKILSPKATRFPGVTIIVPDYGHPESLKVTIESLLGLNYPKGKLKIFVVINGIDSFAKMQAFKLAKSYEDKGIETFYAGNVGKGGAINRGIKQTTTEFVGALDADCYCDKNALRRMVAYFENPNVMAVTPSIQISNAKSFLQRLQKIEFMVGVFLRRVFGFLGSIHITPGPFTIYRKAFFDKYGAYDESTITEDIEIALRIQQKNYVIENATDSLVYTSGVKEFWPLFNQRIRWYRGFIDNVVKYKVLFGAKTGNLGLFILPASFFSIGLTSLLIILSLINAMDNGIKFFLNWKAVNFSIWKLFELKFDLFFISTNSLIIFTLISLILGLIILHISKDMAQEKETIKLSFLFHFLFYWFLFVMWWGVATFYYLTGKKIKWGPREG